Proteins encoded together in one Nocardioides marinisabuli window:
- a CDS encoding molybdopterin-dependent oxidoreductase, which translates to MDGRAGMWRLAGLVAGLTGLATSYTAAMVLTIRESPVVAIAEAVIRLTPGPVADFVIRFFGASNKALLLVMIFLIVSLVFAALGTAARTRWWAPLAGYSVLALLTAAAVLLQRGSGPVDLLPVVIGYLTWLVVLALLVTPLRRAERAAREPARPAVPTDVPPVGSPAAAQGRRAFLVRALLVGGAAVVVAGAGKVLGSGRRAVEETRRLLRIEGAGQTPPPRGSSLGVDDIASWQTPNDEFYLIHTALVVPAIAPVDWRLRIHGLVEREIELTYDDLLARERTEAWVTLNCVSNPVGGDLVGNALWTGVLTSELLAEAGVLPGADAVLQTSEDGWTCGTPLEALTDDRGAMLAVAMNGEALPIEHGFPVRTLVPGLYGYVSATKWVVDLEVTRFADFSAYWTQRGWGERGPVKIASRIDVPRSGESVPAGNVAFGGVAWMQGTGISAVEFSVDGGPWVPADLGRVPSADTWVQWAGTTEVAPGDHLVRVRATDSAGNVQTDVERDVLPDGATGLDEVDFTTTDTTDTAAG; encoded by the coding sequence GTGGACGGACGTGCAGGCATGTGGCGGCTGGCCGGTCTGGTGGCCGGGCTGACCGGTCTGGCGACCAGCTACACCGCCGCGATGGTGCTGACCATCCGCGAGTCGCCGGTGGTCGCGATCGCCGAGGCCGTCATCCGGCTGACCCCGGGCCCGGTCGCCGACTTCGTGATCCGCTTCTTCGGCGCCTCCAACAAGGCGCTGCTGCTGGTGATGATCTTCCTGATCGTCTCGCTCGTCTTCGCCGCGCTCGGCACCGCCGCCCGCACCCGGTGGTGGGCGCCGCTGGCCGGCTACTCGGTGCTGGCGCTGCTCACCGCCGCGGCGGTGCTGCTGCAGCGGGGCTCCGGGCCGGTCGACCTGCTGCCCGTGGTCATCGGCTACCTCACCTGGCTGGTCGTGCTGGCGCTGCTGGTCACGCCGCTGCGGCGCGCCGAGCGGGCCGCGCGCGAACCGGCCCGTCCCGCCGTGCCGACCGACGTACCGCCCGTCGGCTCGCCGGCCGCGGCGCAGGGACGGCGCGCGTTCCTGGTGCGCGCGCTGCTGGTGGGCGGCGCGGCCGTGGTCGTCGCCGGCGCAGGCAAGGTGCTCGGCAGCGGGCGGCGCGCGGTCGAGGAGACCCGGCGGCTGCTGCGCATCGAGGGCGCGGGCCAGACCCCGCCGCCGCGCGGCTCGAGCCTGGGCGTCGACGACATCGCCTCGTGGCAGACGCCCAACGACGAGTTCTACCTGATCCACACCGCCCTGGTGGTGCCCGCGATCGCCCCGGTCGACTGGCGCCTGCGCATCCACGGCCTGGTCGAGCGCGAGATCGAGCTGACCTACGACGACCTGCTCGCCCGCGAGCGCACCGAGGCGTGGGTGACGCTGAACTGCGTCTCCAACCCCGTCGGCGGCGACCTGGTCGGCAACGCGCTGTGGACCGGCGTGCTCACCTCCGAGCTGCTCGCCGAGGCGGGGGTGCTGCCCGGCGCCGACGCGGTGCTGCAGACCTCCGAGGACGGCTGGACCTGCGGCACCCCGCTCGAGGCGCTCACCGACGACCGCGGGGCGATGCTGGCGGTGGCGATGAACGGCGAGGCGCTGCCCATCGAGCACGGCTTCCCGGTGCGCACCCTGGTGCCCGGGCTCTACGGCTACGTCTCGGCGACCAAGTGGGTCGTCGACCTCGAGGTGACCCGCTTCGCCGACTTCTCGGCGTACTGGACCCAGCGCGGCTGGGGCGAGCGCGGGCCGGTCAAGATCGCCTCGCGCATCGACGTGCCGCGCTCGGGGGAGAGCGTGCCGGCCGGCAACGTCGCCTTCGGCGGGGTCGCCTGGATGCAGGGCACCGGCATCTCGGCCGTGGAGTTCTCCGTCGACGGCGGGCCGTGGGTGCCCGCCGACCTGGGCCGCGTGCCCAGCGCCGACACCTGGGTGCAGTGGGCCGGCACCACCGAGGTCGCGCCCGGCGACCACCTGGTGCGGGTGCGCGCCACCGACAGCGCCGGCAACGTGCAGACCGACGTCGAGCGCGACGTGCTGCCCGACGGCGCGACCGGTCTCGACGAGGTCGACTTCACCACCACCGACACCACCGACACCGCCGCCGGCTGA
- the cysS gene encoding cysteine--tRNA ligase, translated as MTLRLYDTATRDVRDFVPLQQGRAGVYVCGLTVQSEPHVGHVRSGVNFDVLRRWLAHQGLEVTFIRNVTDIDDKILAKSAEQGRPWWNLAYDMSRELDRAYTALNVLPPSYEPAATAHVPEMITLIEQLVEKGHAYAAADGSGDVYFDVRSWPSYGELTRQGLDDMEPAEDADPRGKRDPRDFALWKGRKAAEPATASWPSPWGPGRPGWHIECSAMAGKYLGEAFDIHGGGVDLRFPHHENEQAQSRAAGHGFASYWMHNAWITTAGEKMSKSLGNSLTIPSVLQRFRGIELRYYMVSAHYRSHVEFSFEALEEAAVGFRRIEAYLERARGVLGEIPATGMHCADFVAAMDDDLGTPAAVAAVFDVVREGNKLLAEGAGADSPALRGNAASVRAMLGVLGLDPADPAWGPARGADDQLTSAVDALVHGLLDQRAQARAAKDFAAADAIRDQIKAAGIEVEDTPDGPKWSLINGR; from the coding sequence GTGACTCTCCGGCTCTACGACACCGCCACGCGCGACGTCCGCGACTTCGTCCCCCTGCAGCAGGGCAGGGCGGGCGTGTACGTGTGCGGGCTGACGGTGCAGTCGGAGCCGCACGTGGGCCACGTGCGCTCGGGGGTCAACTTCGACGTGCTGCGCCGTTGGTTGGCGCACCAGGGCCTGGAGGTGACGTTCATCCGCAACGTCACCGACATCGACGACAAGATCCTGGCCAAGTCGGCCGAGCAGGGCCGCCCGTGGTGGAACCTGGCCTACGACATGTCGCGCGAGCTCGACCGCGCCTACACCGCGCTCAACGTGCTGCCGCCCTCCTACGAGCCGGCCGCGACCGCCCACGTGCCCGAGATGATCACCCTCATCGAGCAGCTGGTCGAGAAGGGCCACGCCTACGCCGCGGCCGACGGCTCCGGCGACGTCTACTTCGACGTGCGCTCCTGGCCGTCGTACGGCGAGCTGACCCGGCAGGGCCTCGACGACATGGAGCCCGCCGAGGACGCCGACCCCCGGGGCAAGCGCGACCCGCGCGACTTCGCCCTGTGGAAGGGCCGCAAGGCCGCCGAGCCCGCCACCGCCTCGTGGCCCAGCCCCTGGGGCCCCGGCCGCCCCGGCTGGCACATCGAGTGCTCGGCGATGGCCGGCAAGTACCTCGGCGAGGCCTTCGACATCCACGGCGGCGGCGTCGACCTGCGCTTCCCGCACCACGAGAACGAGCAGGCGCAGAGCCGCGCCGCGGGCCACGGCTTCGCGTCGTACTGGATGCACAACGCCTGGATCACCACCGCCGGCGAGAAGATGAGCAAGTCGCTCGGCAACAGCCTGACCATCCCCTCGGTGCTGCAGCGCTTCCGCGGCATCGAGCTGCGCTACTACATGGTCTCGGCCCACTACCGCAGCCACGTCGAGTTCAGCTTCGAGGCGCTCGAGGAGGCCGCTGTCGGCTTCCGGCGCATCGAGGCCTACCTCGAGCGGGCCCGCGGGGTGCTCGGCGAGATCCCCGCGACCGGCATGCACTGCGCCGACTTCGTGGCCGCGATGGACGACGACCTCGGCACCCCCGCCGCCGTCGCCGCGGTCTTCGACGTCGTCCGCGAGGGCAACAAGCTCCTCGCCGAAGGGGCCGGTGCCGACTCACCCGCCCTGCGCGGCAACGCCGCCTCGGTGCGCGCCATGCTCGGCGTGCTGGGCCTCGACCCCGCCGACCCCGCCTGGGGCCCGGCCCGGGGCGCCGACGACCAGCTGACCTCCGCCGTGGACGCCCTCGTCCACGGCCTGCTCGACCAGCGTGCCCAGGCGCGTGCGGCGAAGGACTTCGCCGCGGCCGACGCCATCCGCGACCAGATCAAGGCCGCCGGCATCGAGGTCGAGGACACCCCTGACGGACCGAAGTGGAGCCTCATCAATGGCCGGTAA
- a CDS encoding metallophosphoesterase: MPEPEPASSQAAEPAAERGLRGRLLGHTVRGAVVLGCLAVWLGGSLLAAGFLFLSSDREVSLASHESVVRPTLNGQVELRTGPVLPDLRISSGLPLGVQVQLGKTEAASTDDLVQRYALIASSPEGPQAKLRSAMEDMALDALLRGLVIGAVPVLVWLLLGRSRRRQLLLALPTPYGVLAALLAVAMVLGLWQPWTPPDDAVAAAEAEREWVPLADFVGEGVPLPEEVDGVEIRGDVTTTSTRRLIESAVNTYDKSQTFYTEAAEAARELDLRLPEDDEVVVTMVSDRHDNIQMDVVARAVGDNVGAVGVLNGGDDTSTGSSWEAFSLDSVSAAFDDLPRWGVAGNHDNGTFVVEYLEELGWTMLDGEVVEGPGGGTLLGVADPRSSGLGSWRDEGGLSFEEVGERLADAACAADEPIDTVLVHDANLASEALRRGCVDLVVGGHLHVQEGPDPVVADEATDGDGAEAAEPVSGEQGDAEPAADEQTDEQTDEQSEEDAEGASDAEGEETPEEAGPRTGYRFTMGTTGGAAYAIALGSKIRREAQVSLITYRDGSPVGIQTVNLQTNGVWVVDDYIELSDIDPAGTPDEGPTDGPAPGPIAPGDGPDDGLDDGAGEA, encoded by the coding sequence GTGCCCGAGCCTGAGCCCGCCTCGTCCCAGGCCGCCGAGCCGGCGGCCGAGCGGGGCCTGCGCGGCCGCCTGCTCGGGCACACCGTGCGCGGCGCGGTGGTCCTCGGCTGCCTGGCGGTCTGGCTGGGCGGCTCGCTGCTCGCGGCCGGCTTCCTGTTCCTCAGCAGCGACCGCGAGGTCAGCCTGGCCAGCCACGAGTCGGTGGTCCGCCCGACCCTCAACGGCCAGGTCGAGCTGCGCACCGGGCCGGTCCTCCCGGACCTGCGCATCTCCTCCGGCCTGCCGCTGGGCGTGCAGGTGCAGCTGGGCAAGACCGAGGCGGCCAGCACCGACGACCTGGTCCAGCGCTACGCGCTGATCGCCTCCTCGCCCGAGGGTCCGCAGGCCAAGCTGCGCTCGGCGATGGAGGACATGGCCCTCGACGCGCTGCTGCGCGGGCTGGTCATCGGCGCGGTGCCGGTGCTGGTGTGGCTGCTGCTGGGCCGCAGCCGGCGCCGCCAGCTGCTGCTCGCGCTCCCCACGCCGTACGGCGTGCTCGCCGCGCTGCTCGCGGTCGCGATGGTGCTGGGGCTGTGGCAGCCCTGGACCCCGCCCGACGACGCGGTCGCGGCCGCCGAGGCCGAGCGCGAGTGGGTGCCGCTGGCCGACTTCGTCGGCGAGGGCGTGCCGCTGCCCGAGGAGGTCGACGGCGTGGAGATCCGCGGCGACGTCACCACCACCTCGACCCGCCGGCTCATCGAGTCGGCGGTCAACACCTACGACAAGTCCCAGACGTTCTACACCGAGGCGGCCGAGGCCGCCCGTGAGCTCGACCTGCGCCTGCCCGAGGACGACGAGGTCGTCGTCACGATGGTCAGCGACCGCCACGACAACATCCAGATGGACGTGGTGGCCCGGGCGGTCGGCGACAACGTCGGGGCCGTGGGGGTGCTCAACGGCGGCGACGACACCTCCACCGGCTCCAGCTGGGAGGCCTTCTCGCTGGACTCGGTCTCGGCCGCCTTCGACGACCTGCCGCGCTGGGGCGTGGCCGGCAACCACGACAACGGCACCTTCGTGGTCGAGTACCTGGAGGAGCTGGGCTGGACGATGCTCGACGGCGAGGTCGTCGAGGGGCCCGGGGGCGGCACCCTCCTCGGTGTCGCCGACCCCCGCTCCAGCGGCCTGGGCAGCTGGCGCGACGAGGGCGGGCTGAGCTTCGAGGAGGTCGGCGAGCGCCTGGCCGACGCCGCGTGCGCGGCCGACGAGCCGATCGACACGGTGCTGGTCCACGACGCCAACCTGGCCTCCGAGGCGCTGCGCCGCGGCTGCGTCGACCTCGTCGTCGGCGGCCACCTCCACGTGCAGGAGGGCCCCGACCCCGTCGTGGCCGACGAGGCCACCGACGGCGACGGGGCGGAGGCGGCCGAGCCCGTCTCCGGCGAGCAGGGCGACGCGGAGCCGGCGGCCGACGAGCAGACCGACGAGCAGACCGACGAGCAGAGCGAGGAGGACGCCGAGGGCGCGAGCGACGCCGAGGGCGAGGAGACCCCCGAGGAGGCCGGCCCGCGCACCGGCTACCGGTTCACCATGGGCACCACGGGCGGGGCGGCGTACGCCATCGCGCTCGGCTCGAAGATCCGCCGCGAGGCGCAGGTCTCGTTGATCACCTACCGCGACGGCAGCCCGGTCGGCATCCAGACCGTCAACCTGCAGACCAACGGCGTGTGGGTGGTCGACGACTACATCGAGCTCTCCGACATCGACCCCGCCGGCACCCCCGACGAGGGCCCCACCGACGGCCCGGCGCCCGGCCCGATCGCCCCCGGCGACGGGCCCGACGACGGCCTCGACGACGGGGCCGGCGAGGCCTGA
- the rlmB gene encoding 23S rRNA (guanosine(2251)-2'-O)-methyltransferase RlmB gives MAGNSQRKGAIKKTGKGNPTAGSGGRVKRGLEGRGPTPKAKDREYHQAHKAAKRAEKNRSQSKGGSQKRRGSSDAEWIAGRNSVLEALREGVPVNGVYVAEGAERDGRLREVFALAADKGVSLLEVGRGELDRLTQGAVHQGLAARIPSYEYADPHDLIERAKEMGEPPLIVMLDSVTDPRNLGAIVRSAAGFGAHGVVIPERRAAGMTASAWKTSAGAAARIPVAQTVNLNRQIKEYQDAGCMVVGLAADGEVDLPDLDLADGPLVVVVGSEGNGLSRLVAENCDQLVSIPMANQLESLNAGVAASVTLYAIARARA, from the coding sequence ATGGCCGGTAACTCCCAGCGCAAGGGCGCGATCAAGAAGACCGGCAAGGGCAATCCCACCGCCGGCTCGGGTGGGCGCGTCAAGCGCGGGCTCGAGGGCCGCGGCCCGACCCCCAAGGCCAAGGACCGCGAGTACCACCAGGCCCACAAGGCCGCCAAGCGCGCCGAGAAGAACCGCTCGCAGTCCAAGGGCGGCTCCCAGAAGCGCCGCGGCAGCAGCGACGCCGAGTGGATCGCCGGGCGCAACTCGGTGCTCGAGGCGCTGCGCGAGGGCGTGCCGGTCAACGGCGTGTACGTCGCCGAGGGCGCCGAGCGCGACGGCCGGCTGCGCGAGGTCTTCGCGCTGGCCGCCGACAAGGGCGTCAGCCTCCTCGAGGTCGGCCGCGGCGAGCTCGACCGGCTCACCCAGGGCGCGGTGCACCAGGGCCTCGCGGCCCGCATCCCCTCCTACGAGTACGCCGACCCGCACGACCTGATCGAGCGCGCGAAGGAGATGGGCGAGCCGCCGCTGATCGTGATGCTCGACTCGGTCACCGACCCCCGCAACCTCGGCGCGATCGTGCGTAGCGCGGCCGGCTTCGGCGCCCACGGCGTGGTCATCCCCGAGCGGCGCGCCGCCGGCATGACCGCCTCGGCCTGGAAGACCAGCGCCGGTGCCGCCGCCCGCATCCCGGTCGCGCAGACGGTCAACCTGAACCGCCAGATCAAGGAGTACCAGGACGCCGGCTGCATGGTCGTCGGCCTGGCCGCCGACGGCGAGGTCGACCTGCCCGACCTCGACCTGGCCGACGGCCCGCTCGTGGTCGTCGTCGGGTCCGAGGGCAACGGCCTCTCGCGCCTGGTCGCCGAGAACTGCGACCAGCTGGTCTCGATCCCGATGGCCAACCAGCTCGAGTCCCTCAACGCCGGCGTCGCCGCCAGCGTGACCCTCTACGCGATCGCCCGTGCCCGAGCCTGA
- a CDS encoding peptidase C39 family protein, whose translation MLRSALPATALALLATALAPAPTTYAADGGSDAASSSSAARADTSARSATARKINHQAWDGSAQWKKGRSTAVKVKRGRVFHQPSATTSTRSLGGTTYTTARWNGPWHRPGFSFTELIASWEAKTPGDSWIEVEVKGRAADGRRSSWDLLGRWASGDKFVERTTVSGQSDDLASVNVDTWRAPAGLVAYRLRVTMGRKAGASSNPPSVGAVSAMASRLPSGSVQASAPGVVSKAGGTVLPVPTYSQMTHQGHYPQWGNGGEAWCSPTSTSMVLGYYDALPKPKDYSWVPAGHNDPWVDHAARMTYDHGYQGTGNWPFNTAYAARQTDAAFVTRLRSMRETEKLVAAGIPVVISIAFDRDELTGAPIGASNGHLLVVVGFTRDGDVVVNDPAGASNGAVRRTYDRGELENAWLPRSGGTAYVITDADHPLPSPENHSNW comes from the coding sequence GTGCTGCGATCCGCCCTCCCCGCCACCGCGCTCGCCCTCCTCGCCACCGCGCTGGCCCCCGCCCCCACGACGTACGCCGCCGACGGCGGCAGCGACGCCGCCTCGAGCTCCAGCGCGGCCCGGGCCGACACCTCGGCGCGCAGCGCCACCGCGCGCAAGATCAACCACCAGGCCTGGGACGGCTCGGCACAGTGGAAGAAGGGCCGCTCCACGGCGGTGAAGGTCAAGCGCGGCCGGGTCTTCCACCAGCCCTCGGCCACCACGTCGACGCGCTCGCTGGGCGGGACGACGTACACGACCGCGCGCTGGAACGGCCCGTGGCACCGCCCCGGGTTCTCCTTCACCGAGCTGATCGCGTCGTGGGAGGCCAAGACCCCCGGCGACAGCTGGATCGAGGTCGAGGTCAAGGGCCGCGCCGCCGACGGGCGCCGCTCCTCGTGGGACCTGCTGGGCCGCTGGGCCTCCGGCGACAAGTTCGTCGAGCGCACCACGGTCTCGGGGCAGAGCGACGACCTTGCCTCGGTCAACGTCGACACCTGGCGGGCCCCCGCCGGGCTGGTGGCCTACCGGCTGCGGGTGACGATGGGCCGCAAGGCCGGCGCGAGCAGCAACCCGCCCAGCGTGGGCGCGGTGAGCGCGATGGCCTCGCGGCTCCCGAGCGGCTCGGTGCAGGCCTCGGCCCCCGGCGTGGTCAGCAAGGCCGGCGGCACGGTGCTGCCGGTGCCGACGTACAGCCAGATGACCCACCAGGGCCACTACCCGCAGTGGGGCAACGGCGGCGAGGCGTGGTGCTCGCCGACGTCGACGTCGATGGTGCTGGGCTACTACGACGCCCTGCCGAAGCCCAAGGACTACTCCTGGGTGCCGGCCGGGCACAACGACCCGTGGGTCGACCACGCGGCGCGGATGACCTACGACCACGGCTACCAGGGCACCGGCAACTGGCCCTTCAACACCGCCTACGCCGCCCGCCAGACCGACGCGGCCTTCGTCACCCGGCTGCGCAGCATGCGCGAGACCGAGAAGCTGGTGGCCGCGGGCATCCCCGTCGTCATCTCGATCGCCTTCGACCGCGACGAGCTCACCGGCGCCCCGATCGGCGCGTCCAACGGCCACCTGCTGGTCGTCGTCGGCTTCACCCGCGACGGCGACGTCGTGGTCAACGACCCGGCCGGGGCCTCCAACGGCGCGGTGCGCCGCACCTACGACCGCGGCGAGCTCGAGAACGCCTGGCTGCCCCGCTCGGGCGGCACGGCGTACGTCATCACCGACGCCGACCACCCGCTGCCCTCGCCGGAGAACCACTCCAACTGGTAG